Within Roseisolibacter agri, the genomic segment CCTGGACGATGCGGGCACACCAGCGCGCGTCGTCGCCGGGCGCGACCGTCGGGAACGCCGCGGAGCTCGAGTCGGGCATCACGATGCGGGAAGCGGGGACCGCGCGGCGCGCGGCGCCGCGGTGACCGCCGCCCCCGGCGGGGGCGACGTCGCTCCGGACAAACGTGTGCTGCGTTCGCAGGTTCCCGGCCGCCCGCGTCGGCCCGGTCCTGTTCGCGTCCTGTTCGCGCGCTCCATGCTCGGGGCGGGACTCGAACCCGCACGCCTCTCGGCACCAGATCCTAAGTCTGGCGCGTCTGCCATTTCGCCACCCGAGCCGCGGCCGCGCCGGCGTGTGCTGCCGCCGGCGGGCTGATGGAAGGTAGCCCGCGCCCGGCGGCGCCACATCCCCGGCACTTCGTACGGCCCGTGAACATTCCCGGCGTCGCGAGCGTGCTTGACAGCCCCCGCGCACGCGTGGTATTCCCTGCGAAGACGCAACCCCACGCGCCTGCCGCGCATCACCGTCCGGTGGTGGCGCGCCGTGGACGCTGCGCGCTCACGGCGTCGCGACGCCGTGTCACTCGATGCGGCTGTTCCGGGTGCTCGCCGCACCCGTTCGCCGGCGGCCCATGCGGGCCGCCTTTCGTGTACCGACGCTTCGGGAAGGGAGACGCATGCGCACGAGACCTCCGTCGTGGGCCAGGCGAGGGCAATCCGCCCTCGTGGCCACCACCCTCGCCGGCGCCGCCCTGGCCCTCCTACCGGTCCGCTACGCGTGGGCGCAGCAGCCGGCGGCCACGCAGTCGGCCGGCATCATCGAGGGGCGGGTCACCGAGGCCTCGACCGGCCGGCCGCTCGAGGCCGTGCAGATCCAGGTCGTCGGCACCATGCTCGGCGCCGCCACCAACGCCACCGGCGCCTTCCGCATCACGGGCGTGCCCGCGCGCGAGGTGCAGCTGCGCACGCGGTTCATCGGGTTCGCGCCGCAGACGCGCGCGGTCACCGTCGCCTCGGGCCAGACGGCGCGCGTCACCTTCGAGCTCAGCACCTCGGCGCTGCAGCTCGATCAGGTGGTCGTCACCGGCACCGGCGGCGCCGTCGAGACCAAGAAGCTCGGCAACACGATCGCCGTCGTGCAGCCGCCGCAGAACGCGCCGGTCACCACGGTCTCCGAGGTGCTGCAGGGCCGCGAGCCCGGCCTCGTCGGCCTCCCGTCGAGCGGCATGACGGGCGAGGGCGCGCGCATCCGCATCCGCGGCAACGCCAGCATCTCGCAGTCCAACGAGCCGATCATCCTCGTCGACGGCATCCGCATCAACCAGGCGGGCGGGTTCGGCGGCAACATCAGCCGCAACGGCGGCTCGCCGTCGCGCCTCGACGACATCGACCCCAGCTCCATCGAGCGCGTCGAGGTCCTCAAGGGCGCCGCGGCGGCCACGCTCTACGGCACCGAGGCGTCGAACGGCGTCATCCAGATCTTCACCAAGAAGGGCGCCGCCGGTCGGCCCGTCTGGCAGTTCGGCTTCGAGCAGAGCGCGTCGCGCTACCCGACCGACCGCCTGCCGACGAACGCCGGCTTCGCGCGCACGCAGGGCCGCGCCGACTCGCTGAGCGTCTTCTACGGCCGCACCATCCAGCCGTTCGAGGTGATCGAGCGTCGCGTGCTGGACGAGATGATCGGCACGGGCCTCGGCCAGGTCTACAACGGGCAGGTCGCGGGCGGCACGGGCACGACGCGGTACTTCGTGTCGGGACGCTACGCGTACGAGGACGGCCCGATCAGCAAGACGCTGCAGGGCTTCACGCTCCCCACGGAGGACGTCGCGCGCCGCGCGCAGGCGACGGCGAACGTCGAGTTCCAGCCGCGGAGCAACCTCCGGATCAGCGCGCGCTCCAGCTACACGGGCGCGTTCCAGGAGACGCCGTCGAACGGCAACGACATCACCGGCATCATCAGCCAGGGCTTCCTGGCCAAGCCGGAGAACGCGAACTGCATCCGCGCGGTGCAGCTCGATCCCACCAAGGCGGCCACGCAGGGCGTGCGCGCGCCCGGCGAGTGCGACGGCCCGGGCAACCCGTACGGCAACGGCGCCTTCGCCACCATCCGCGAGGGCGGGCAGCTCCGCACGCGCCAGGACGTGCAGCGCTTCATCGGCGCGTTCGAGACGCAGCTGCAGCTGCCGGCCGACCTGACGCTGACCGCGATCACGGGCGTCGACATCACGGGCCAGCGCAGCACGTCGCAGCTGCCGTTCGGCAACGCGGTCGACAACCAGAACTCCACCGCGCCCAACGGCCGCCGCACCACGGACGACCTGAACGACCGCCAGATCACGGTCGACGCGAAGGCGCGCTGGAAGCGCCAGCTGCGGCCGCAGCTCGGCATGACCCTGGACGCGGGCGTGCAGGGCTTCTTCTCGCGCACCATCAACGGCTCGGTCACGGCCGAGAACTTCCCCGGCCCCGGTCTCGAGGTCGTGAGCGCCGGCACCGTCACCACGTACCCCGAGAGCTTCCTCTCGACGGTGAACGGCGGCGTGTTCGGGCAGGCGCAGTTCGAGCTGTTCGACTGGATCTTCCCCACCATCGGCGGCCGCTACGACTACGCGAGCGCCTTCGGCACCGAGGCGCCGGGCGTGTTCTACCCGAAGTTCAGCCTCTCCGTGGTGCCGAGCGACCGCGCGTGGTACCGCGAGAGCTTCCTCGCCCGCGCGGTGCCGACGCTGCGCCTGCGCGGCGCCATCGGCCAGTCGGGCCGCCAGCCCGGCGCGTTCGATCAGTTCACGACCTTCGGCCCGATCCAGGTCGCGAACCCCACGTCGGCGAACGGCCTGATCCCGGTGAACCTCGGCAACCCCGAGCTGGCGCCCGAGGTCTCGACCGAGACGGAGCTGGGCTTCGAGGCCGGCCTGCTGAAGGATCGCCTGGGCCTCAGCGTCACGGCGTGGAACCGCGTCGTCAACGACCTGCTCGTGCCGGTGCAGTACGCGCCGTCGGGCGGCTTCCTGCCGACGCAGCTCACGAACGTCGGGCAGATGAAGGCGCGCGGCCTCGAGCTCGCGCTCAACGCGACGGCGATGTCGCGTCCGAACCTGCAGGTGGACCTGTTCGCGAACGGCGC encodes:
- a CDS encoding SusC/RagA family TonB-linked outer membrane protein → MATTLAGAALALLPVRYAWAQQPAATQSAGIIEGRVTEASTGRPLEAVQIQVVGTMLGAATNATGAFRITGVPAREVQLRTRFIGFAPQTRAVTVASGQTARVTFELSTSALQLDQVVVTGTGGAVETKKLGNTIAVVQPPQNAPVTTVSEVLQGREPGLVGLPSSGMTGEGARIRIRGNASISQSNEPIILVDGIRINQAGGFGGNISRNGGSPSRLDDIDPSSIERVEVLKGAAAATLYGTEASNGVIQIFTKKGAAGRPVWQFGFEQSASRYPTDRLPTNAGFARTQGRADSLSVFYGRTIQPFEVIERRVLDEMIGTGLGQVYNGQVAGGTGTTRYFVSGRYAYEDGPISKTLQGFTLPTEDVARRAQATANVEFQPRSNLRISARSSYTGAFQETPSNGNDITGIISQGFLAKPENANCIRAVQLDPTKAATQGVRAPGECDGPGNPYGNGAFATIREGGQLRTRQDVQRFIGAFETQLQLPADLTLTAITGVDITGQRSTSQLPFGNAVDNQNSTAPNGRRTTDDLNDRQITVDAKARWKRQLRPQLGMTLDAGVQGFFSRTINGSVTAENFPGPGLEVVSAGTVTTYPESFLSTVNGGVFGQAQFELFDWIFPTIGGRYDYASAFGTEAPGVFYPKFSLSVVPSDRAWYRESFLARAVPTLRLRGAIGQSGRQPGAFDQFTTFGPIQVANPTSANGLIPVNLGNPELAPEVSTETELGFEAGLLKDRLGLSVTAWNRVVNDLLVPVQYAPSGGFLPTQLTNVGQMKARGLELALNATAMSRPNLQVDLFANGAYLWQKITDLGGAAPIKVSAGGVRYRNFIRQGYAPGAMFGGAIIKSCDLRPSGATYACLTGDQVPYDFNGDKVPDTRAQALTYLANVPRLGANAGVAALNPIQVDETPDPNNDPLDNYLGKPIPDWSGGFGGTVTLFKRWRVNTLFEYRAGNFTVTNLTGAFKNALGIALNSKGTATVDARLQNPATTAEQRLADALTWASDLKALSPYDGLNQNESGDFIRWRELGLTYTAPTALAGRLGATDLGITVGVRNLMLFTKYSGVDPEANQAGRGGNTGAGATVNQNFAEAVDVFGMPLQRRFTFAVRLGY